Below is a genomic region from Glaciihabitans sp. INWT7.
AGCCGAGAGCAACCAGGGCGAATGAGAGTGAGGTGGCGAGTTCGACAAGGGGGTAGCGCGCGGAGATGGGTGCCGCGCAGTTCCGGCACTTGCCGCGGAGGAGCAGCCAGGACAGCACCGGGATGTTGTCGTAGGGCTTGATCTCGTGCTCGCAATTGGGGCACGCGCTCGGCGGCGACACTATGGACTTACCGATCGGCACCCGATAGACCACCACGTTGAGAAAAGATCCGAGGAGAAGACCGAGCACTGCCGCAAGCACGACAGTCACGGCGATCATTTGCTGTACTCCTTGTAACCACTTACGTCCGAGTCGCTGTAGATCGCGGGCGCGTTCCACTTCTGCTCCAGGCCGCCGTTGCAACCGGTGACGATCATCTTCGACCACTGACCGCTCGTGTAGGTGTCAGTAGCATCTACCGCGAGGCAGCGACCGAGGTAGTCGGTGAAGAGATAGCTGGTCGCGTACGTGCCTGTGTTGAGAAAACGTGTCCACCTCTGCGTCGTACTATTCCCGTTGTTGCAGAGGGTGAAAGTGACCAGCTTTCCGCCGGCCGCTGGAGTCGTGAGGCAGTTCTTCTTGGCCGCGTCACCCTGGTCGTAGACCACGATCTGCTGATTGCCAAGGGACTGACTCGGAAGCGTGGGCTCGGTGTAGAACCATTTGTGGTTCCAGTTGAGCTTCGTTCCCGTGCCTGTCGGATCCTGCTTGCACGGGTAGGAGATCATGAAGGCTTTGCTTATCGTCTGGTCCGTTACGTCGGCGCAGCGGCCGAATTCCTTGTAGTTCACCATCTGGTTGGTGTTGTAGCTTGCCGCACCTGCTCCCACGGCCGTCGTCGGTGTGAATCCGCCGCCCGTGCTGGCGCTCACGGTCAGCACCACATCGGCAGCAGGAGTGGCGGAGCTGAGATAGAAGTTGGAATAGTCGGTGTTGTTTGCCTGCTGGCCCTGCCAGGTATTCGAGCCGAACCAGCTCCACAACTGGTTCCAGCGAGTCGCATCCGAGCGACATACCGCAAGTACCGCGTTTCCGGCGAGAGCAGCTGTCTTCCCGGCATTTGTCGGGCTGGAGATGCAAAGCGGCGTGGTGAGGACAGAGCTGGCGAGCTTGATCTCGTAGTCGACGTCGTAAACCCAGAGCTGCAAGGTGTCACTCACCGACGAGCAGTTGGCCGCTGACTTGAAGACGACGGTGGACCCCACGACGGCAGAACTTGCCTGGAGGCAAAAGCCGTTGTTGTAGTCGTAGATACGGCCACCGGCGATGTTGACATTGGACACCTTGAACTTGTAGACCGCTGAGATGTAGCGGTTTCCGTAGGTGGCATCTGCCTGGCCGGGTACTGCCGCCCCGATGCCGTCGGCGAGAGCCAAGACGAAGAGAGGCTGTGTAGTTCCCGAGAGCACGCTGCCCGTACAGTTCATGTCATTCGCGTCTTGCCACGCGATGTCCTTGCCGGTGGGATCGACCATGAAGTATTTCATGACGACGGAGTAGGTCGAGGTTGCGTCGTTCCCATCGACCTTCCCCGCTACCGTGCAGGGCAGCTTCGAGCGGATGCCCGTTGTCTTCCCCGTCGCGATATCCGTCTGCGCCAGGGATCTGACGACTCCAAGTGAAGCTTGAATGCCAGCCTGCGCAGCATAGACAGTGCGAGTGTTCTTCTGCGCGGTGAAGACAGGCGTCGCCTGGGAAAGTATCACGCTGAGCAAAACCACTGACAGTCCCGCCACCAACAGCATGAAAAGGATCGCCGTCAGCAGAGCCACGCCCGCTTCGCTCTGTTCGCGGTCGTGTCGCCGCGCCGCGACAGCGCGGACTGTGTCGAAGAGCCGGGTGATCGCCATCATGACCGATACCCTCCGAAGGTGCAGACGGGAGTCAGCGGATCATTGCTCCGCGACTTGATCGAGGTGTTGCGAGCAATAAACGTCGTCGACATCGATGCTCCCGCATTCTGGGCGTCGGCTCCCGAATTGAGTGACAGAAGAAGTTGTTGGCGTGGAGTGTCGGTTATATTCGCCGGCACCAGCTGGAATGGGTGAGTGGCGACTCCGTCATTCGCCATGTCGGTGAGCTTCACTGACCATGCGGTAGCGCCAGCAGAGTTATTTTCGTCCCACTGGCGGGACTCGAGCCTCAAATTCGTCACCGAAAACCGCCACTGGTAACAGATCGCGACAAGACCGCCAGCGGTGCTCGCTGCGGGCACCCGAAACTCGACGTATTTGTCGCCGGACGCCCCGACCCCCGGGAAGTTGATCGAATCTGAGTAGCGCACTTGCCGATCCATGATCCCGAAGAAGACCAGAGTGCTGTTCGTCGACTGTCCCACAAGTTGCGTGCGGACTTCGCTACGCGAAATCGATGCAACGGACGTAAGCACGATGACCAGGAAAACAGTGAATATCGCCATCGCGACCAACAGCTCGACAAGGCTGAAGCCGGACTGCGAATCCCGTTCCGACCCGTCCGATGAGCGTCGGTCAGCCATTGGTCTTCCATTCCAGGTCGGAGTGGGAATCGATCAGCGTGGAGATCGTGTAGACGCAGGATCCGGCGACGGCGCATTCCTGGCCGGCGGTCCAGCCCACGACTACTATCACCCTCGTGAGCGGCGTGTAACCGGTGTAGATCGCCGGCGCGTAGGCTGCGCCGTCGATTTTTGTGCAGTCTCCGCCTGCAGTCTGTCCCGCGCTCGTGCCGAGCTTCTCGAAGCACGTGCCGATCAGGGTTGTGACCGTATACGCAGTGCCGTTCTGGCTGACCGGATCATCTATCCGAATGGTCTGGGTGCCCGGTAGCGGAAGCGTGTGGTCGTACTCCTGATAGGTGTTG
It encodes:
- a CDS encoding prepilin-type N-terminal cleavage/methylation domain-containing protein codes for the protein MADRRSSDGSERDSQSGFSLVELLVAMAIFTVFLVIVLTSVASISRSEVRTQLVGQSTNSTLVFFGIMDRQVRYSDSINFPGVGASGDKYVEFRVPAASTAGGLVAICYQWRFSVTNLRLESRQWDENNSAGATAWSVKLTDMANDGVATHPFQLVPANITDTPRQQLLLSLNSGADAQNAGASMSTTFIARNTSIKSRSNDPLTPVCTFGGYRS
- a CDS encoding type II secretion system protein; amino-acid sequence: MTLVEVIVAIAIMGIVATAAIGLAISATTGSVSQQRRAIAVTVANAAMEKANGLPATILYGGRSKPLVQSSFAANSGISGISNTYQEYDHTLPLPGTQTIRIDDPVSQNGTAYTVTTLIGTCFEKLGTSAGQTAGGDCTKIDGAAYAPAIYTGYTPLTRVIVVVGWTAGQECAVAGSCVYTISTLIDSHSDLEWKTNG